A window of Polaromonas hydrogenivorans contains these coding sequences:
- a CDS encoding DUF1415 domain-containing protein, which produces MTDEDVLKQTRHWLEKAVIGLNLCPFAKAVYVKNQVRLVVSQARHADDLLEELDRELDLLVATPAEEIDTTLLIHPTLFDDFLDFNDFLEIAEGVLDEHALEGVVQLASFHPKFQFDGTEPDDISNYTNRAPFAMLHLLREESIDRAVQAFPEAEAIFEENIKTLEKLGHSGWQDLGLHS; this is translated from the coding sequence ATGACCGACGAGGATGTCCTGAAGCAGACCCGTCACTGGCTTGAAAAAGCCGTGATCGGCCTGAACCTGTGCCCGTTTGCCAAGGCGGTTTACGTCAAGAATCAGGTTCGCCTGGTGGTCAGCCAGGCCCGCCATGCCGACGACCTGCTGGAAGAGCTGGACCGCGAGCTTGACCTGCTGGTGGCCACGCCGGCGGAGGAAATCGACACGACGCTGCTGATCCATCCGACGCTCTTTGATGATTTCCTGGACTTCAATGACTTCCTGGAAATCGCCGAAGGCGTGCTGGACGAGCATGCGCTCGAAGGCGTGGTGCAACTGGCAAGTTTTCATCCGAAATTCCAGTTTGACGGCACCGAGCCAGACGACATCAGCAATTACACCAATCGTGCGCCATTTGCTATGCTTCATTTGCTGCGCGAGGAAAGCATAGACCGCGCGGTGCAGGCTTTTCCGGAAGCGGAAGCCATTTTTGAAGAGAATATCAAGACACTGGAAAAGCTGGGGCATTCCGGCTGGCAGGATCTGGGCCTGCATTCTTGA
- a CDS encoding M20 aminoacylase family protein, translating to MKIIDSLASGAAEIAIVRRDIHAHPELCFEELRTADVVARKLISWGIPVHRDMGTTGVVGIVHGRDGGACGRGVGLRADMDALPMQEFNTFAHASQHAGKMHACGHDGHTAMLLAAAQHLSTHRDFDGTVYLIFQPAEEGGGGAREMIRDGLFEKFPMEAVFGMHNWPGGAVGMFAVSAGPVMASSNEFRIVIRGKGSHAAMPNMGIDPVPAACQMVLAFQTIISRNKKPLDTGVISVTMIHAGEATNVVPDSCELQGTVRTFSTGVLDLIEQRMKAIAEHTCAAFEAQCEFEFSRNYPPTINSVAEADFARQVMVDIVGADKVLAQEPTMGAEDFSYMLQAKPGAYCFIANGEGDHREMGHGGGPCTLHNPSYDFNDELIPLGGTYWVQLASRWLNTPARA from the coding sequence GTGAAAATTATTGACTCCCTCGCCTCCGGGGCCGCAGAAATAGCCATCGTTCGCCGCGACATTCATGCCCATCCCGAACTGTGCTTTGAGGAACTGCGCACGGCCGACGTGGTGGCCCGGAAGTTGATCAGCTGGGGCATTCCGGTTCACCGGGACATGGGCACCACCGGCGTGGTCGGCATCGTGCATGGGCGCGACGGCGGTGCCTGCGGGCGCGGCGTCGGCCTGCGCGCCGACATGGACGCCCTGCCCATGCAGGAATTCAACACCTTCGCCCATGCGAGCCAGCATGCGGGCAAGATGCACGCCTGCGGCCATGACGGCCACACCGCCATGCTGCTGGCCGCCGCGCAGCATTTGTCAACGCACCGCGACTTCGACGGCACGGTGTACCTGATCTTCCAGCCGGCCGAGGAAGGCGGCGGCGGCGCCCGGGAGATGATCAGGGACGGCCTGTTTGAAAAGTTTCCCATGGAGGCGGTTTTTGGCATGCACAACTGGCCGGGCGGCGCGGTCGGCATGTTCGCCGTCAGCGCCGGGCCGGTCATGGCCTCCAGCAACGAATTCAGGATCGTCATCCGTGGCAAGGGTAGCCATGCGGCCATGCCGAACATGGGCATCGACCCGGTTCCGGCCGCCTGCCAGATGGTGCTGGCCTTTCAGACCATCATCAGCCGGAACAAAAAACCGCTGGACACCGGCGTCATCTCGGTCACGATGATTCATGCCGGCGAAGCCACCAACGTGGTGCCTGACTCGTGTGAACTCCAGGGAACCGTGCGCACCTTCAGCACCGGGGTGCTGGACCTGATCGAGCAGCGCATGAAAGCGATTGCCGAACACACCTGCGCGGCTTTCGAGGCGCAGTGCGAATTCGAGTTTTCGCGCAACTATCCCCCGACCATCAACTCGGTAGCCGAAGCTGACTTTGCACGGCAGGTCATGGTGGACATCGTCGGGGCGGACAAGGTGCTGGCCCAGGAGCCCACCATGGGCGCCGAAGATTTTTCCTACATGCTGCAGGCCAAGCCGGGCGCGTACTGCTTCATCGCCAACGGCGAAGGCGACCATCGGGAAATGGGTCACGGCGGCGGGCCCTGCACGCTGCACAACCCGAGCTATGACTTCAATGACGAGCTGATTCCCCTGGGCGGCACTTACTGGGTGCAACTGGCCAGCCGCTGGCTGAACACGCCCGCCAGGGCTTGA
- a CDS encoding DUF1631 family protein: MTTSSQAPTAAFQSCVDEVLRQSAFLIDRWSSKLVSAMYERSLAVHEPAERHQMQSAIAVLKKNRLMLEQGFSAKLKKAIADDAAAGTVRKSLNPRRSLSSVSFDELELMGDNQVQEAVESARLQQLVRLACESGLAGFSARLSTAQGFLVVKGDSNPLRPEVITLALIQLLQSLPVSSQTRACWLLDGAGIMGEELQALYVLLNDFLAGQGIEPAAYGVVGAPQGRIGRAWPTGRLEGFQASPDFPEPANTGYGKPEVVENETAQASRKPLLTLDHLHHLLVGDYENSSHEPTSFSDFGTEEFVHQDFSHTVPAALDVLTELEEKGLVSARTKLTRPAPSPPVAQLRARLKTDAKTLGQSLAIEVVGLMIEQMAHDERLLTPVRQVIASVEPAFLRLAVTDPRFFSDKTHPARRLLETVTSASLGYASENAPGFSEFMQNLQKVATLLAQSQVSDAQHFAELLQDFERSQNRNTPEHRQAQRLAVQALLQAEQRNLMAAKIAGEIRARPDFVEGNRIITAFLTGPWAQVMARERLAGQSETFGTSQAVFSLTLGDVLWSLDIGPVASHQKRLLKMIPDMLQSLRQGLASIDFPVEQSRPFFDQLMAVHRVALKARPEVPADLPKKTHVLEKMFAEAEDQDVAPLWMAPSEAQHSGFMEDWDGPSVVGEPRNDMLEPQDSVSAAISGLAGLGESIDLNLGDWVDLLVDMQWLRAQLTWVSPRSTLFMFTSEGGRKHSMTSHVLRHLLKLNLVKVISQQGVFEGALDSVARTAMQNSVQRKGG, encoded by the coding sequence ATGACGACTTCATCACAGGCTCCGACTGCGGCCTTCCAGTCGTGTGTTGACGAGGTACTCAGGCAGTCGGCCTTCCTGATTGACCGCTGGTCTTCAAAACTTGTGAGTGCGATGTACGAGCGCTCCCTGGCCGTTCATGAGCCTGCGGAACGGCATCAGATGCAGTCTGCCATCGCAGTGCTCAAGAAGAACCGGCTCATGCTTGAGCAAGGGTTTTCAGCAAAATTGAAAAAGGCCATTGCCGATGATGCCGCTGCCGGCACGGTCAGAAAATCGCTCAATCCCCGGCGTTCGCTGTCATCCGTGAGCTTTGACGAACTGGAGCTGATGGGTGACAACCAGGTCCAGGAAGCCGTGGAAAGCGCGCGCCTGCAGCAACTCGTCAGGCTGGCTTGCGAATCAGGGCTGGCCGGTTTTTCCGCGCGCCTGAGTACTGCGCAGGGATTTTTGGTGGTCAAGGGCGACAGCAACCCACTGCGTCCCGAAGTCATCACCCTGGCCTTGATTCAGTTGTTGCAGTCACTTCCCGTTTCCAGCCAGACGCGTGCCTGCTGGCTGCTCGATGGCGCCGGGATCATGGGCGAAGAGCTGCAGGCGCTGTATGTGTTGCTGAATGATTTCCTGGCCGGCCAGGGCATTGAGCCGGCCGCCTACGGCGTCGTCGGTGCACCTCAAGGCAGGATTGGAAGAGCTTGGCCGACCGGAAGGCTGGAGGGATTCCAGGCGTCCCCAGATTTTCCTGAACCGGCCAATACAGGGTATGGCAAGCCTGAAGTTGTTGAAAATGAAACGGCGCAAGCCAGTCGCAAGCCATTGCTCACGCTCGACCACCTGCACCATCTGCTGGTGGGGGATTATGAAAATTCTTCCCATGAACCCACTTCGTTTTCGGATTTCGGAACCGAAGAGTTTGTGCATCAGGATTTTTCGCATACCGTGCCCGCCGCGCTTGACGTTCTGACTGAACTTGAAGAGAAGGGACTGGTTTCGGCCAGGACAAAACTGACGCGGCCGGCTCCCTCGCCGCCTGTCGCGCAATTACGCGCGCGCCTCAAGACAGACGCCAAAACCCTGGGCCAGTCACTGGCCATTGAAGTGGTTGGACTGATGATTGAGCAGATGGCCCATGACGAGCGGCTCTTGACGCCGGTCAGGCAGGTCATTGCCAGCGTCGAGCCGGCCTTTTTGCGTCTGGCGGTGACCGACCCCCGGTTTTTCAGCGACAAAACCCATCCTGCCAGAAGACTGCTGGAAACCGTCACCAGTGCCAGCCTGGGGTATGCCAGCGAGAACGCCCCCGGTTTTTCAGAATTCATGCAGAACCTGCAGAAGGTTGCTACCTTGCTTGCGCAGAGCCAGGTCAGCGATGCCCAGCATTTTGCCGAGTTGCTTCAGGACTTTGAGCGCAGTCAGAACCGCAATACCCCGGAACACCGCCAGGCCCAGCGTCTGGCGGTACAGGCTTTGCTGCAGGCGGAGCAGCGTAACCTGATGGCTGCAAAAATTGCGGGCGAAATCAGGGCGCGCCCCGATTTCGTCGAGGGCAACCGCATCATCACTGCCTTCCTCACCGGCCCCTGGGCGCAGGTCATGGCGCGGGAACGGCTGGCTGGCCAGAGTGAAACATTTGGCACCAGCCAGGCCGTATTCAGCCTGACGCTGGGCGATGTACTCTGGAGTCTTGATATCGGGCCGGTCGCAAGCCATCAAAAGCGGCTTCTTAAAATGATCCCGGACATGCTCCAGTCGCTCAGGCAGGGGCTGGCATCCATCGATTTCCCCGTTGAACAATCCCGCCCATTTTTTGATCAACTCATGGCTGTGCACCGGGTTGCACTCAAGGCCCGGCCTGAAGTGCCTGCGGACTTGCCCAAAAAGACCCATGTGCTGGAGAAAATGTTTGCCGAAGCTGAAGACCAGGATGTCGCGCCGCTGTGGATGGCGCCTTCCGAGGCCCAGCATTCAGGTTTCATGGAGGACTGGGATGGTCCGTCCGTGGTGGGAGAACCCAGGAACGACATGCTTGAGCCGCAGGACAGCGTCAGTGCCGCCATATCCGGACTGGCTGGGCTGGGCGAGAGCATTGACCTGAATCTGGGCGACTGGGTTGACTTGCTCGTGGACATGCAATGGCTGCGTGCGCAATTGACATGGGTCAGCCCGCGCAGCACCTTGTTCATGTTCACCAGCGAAGGAGGGCGCAAGCATTCGATGACGTCCCATGTGCTGCGCCATCTGCTGAAGCTGAACCTGGTCAAGGTGATCAGCCAGCAGGGCGTATTTGAAGGCGCACTCGACAGTGTGGCCCGCACCGCCATGCAAAACAGCGTGCAGCGCAAGGGCGGTTAA